In Candidatus Manganitrophus noduliformans, the genomic stretch CCGGATCACCAAAGAGAAAGACCCCGCCGCCCTCCCCTGGAAGGAGATGGCGATTGACGTGGTGATCGAATCGACCGGCAAATTCACCGACCGGGCCGGCGCGGAGAAGCATCTCGCCGCCGGGGCCAAAAAGGTGATCATCTCCGCCCCGGCGAAGAACCCCGATATCACCCTTGTTTTGGGAGTGAACGAAGAGAAGTACGATTCAAGCCGTCATCACATCATTTCGAACGCCTCCTGCACGACCAACTGCCTTGCCCCGGTGGCCAAGGTGCTGTCGAACCAATTTGGGATCAAGCGGGGCCTGATGACGACGGTCCACTCCTACACAAACGATCAACAATTGCTCGACCTGCCCCATAAGGACTTAAGACGGGCGCGGGCAGCCGCGCTCTCGATGATCCCGACCACCACCGGCGCCGCCAAAGCGCTCTCGGAGGTCCTCCCCGAGCTGGCCGGAAAGTTGGACGGCATGGCGATCCGGGTGCCGACCCCGAATGTCTCGGTGGTCGATCTGGTTACAGAGCTGGAATCGGATGCCACGGAGGCATCGGTCCGCACGGCCCTCTCCAACGCAGCCCAGAAAGAGATGAAGGGGATTTTGCAGTACACCGAAGCGCCGTTGGTCTCGACTGATTTTAACGGCAACGCCCACTCTTCGATTGTCGATGGAACCCTGACCAAGGTGATCGGGAATCGGATGGTGAAGGTGATCGCCTGGTACGACAACGAATGGGGCTACTCTTGCCGCGTTCGAGATCTGATTCTCTACATCGCAGGACATAAATAAAATCGGTAGGGGCGTATTGCAACCCTACCACACATACGGTCCCCCTACGCACAAATGAAGGATCATACCCATGCACATGAACAAACTGACGATTGAGGATATCCCGATCAAAGGAAAACGGATTTTCATCCGGGCCGATTTCAACGTCCCATTGGACAGCGATCTTCATATCACCGACGACACCCGAATCCGCTCGACCCTTCCGACCATCAATTACGCCATCGACGAGGGGGCCATCATCATTCTCGCCTCCCATCTCGATCGGCCGAAAGGGGTCGATCCGCGCCATTCGCTCGCCCCGGTCGCGAAGCGGCTCCAGCGCCTTCTCGGGAAGGAGGTCCAATTCGCCCCCGACTGCATCGGGCCTCAGGTTCAAAATATGGTGGCCCGGTTGAAACCGGGCGACGTCCTTCTCCTGGAAAACCTCCGCTTTCATCCCGGCGAGAAAAAGAACGATGAGGGCTTTGCCAAGGCATTGGCCGATCTTGGGATCGACGTCTATATCAACGATGCTTTCGGAACGGTTCATCGCAGCCACGCCTCGGTCACCGGCATCACCCAATTCGTCAAGACCAAGGCGTGCGGGTTTTTGATGAAAAAGGAGATCTCCTATCTGGAGGGGGCGGTGGCCAACCCCGCCCGGCCCTTCGTGGCGATCCTGGGAGGAGCAAAGGTCTCCGGAAAAATCGGGGTGATCGAAAACCTCGGGAAAAAGGTCGATAAAGTCATCATCGGCGGCGGCATGGCTTATACTTTTTTAAAGGCGCTGGGACACGATGTCGGCAACTCGCTGGTCGAAGATTCGATGCTCGATTTCGCGAGGGAGATCAAGGAGCATGCGATCGAGCGGGGGATCAAGTTCTACCTTCCGGTCGATTGTGTGGTGGCCACCAGCATGGATCCGGCGGCCGAGACGATGCGGGTTCCGGTCCAGGAGATCCCGAAGGGGTGGATCGGGCTCGATATCGGCCCCGCGTCGGTTCACCTCTTCACCGAAGTGCTGGCCAATGCCAAGACGATCCTCTGGAACGGCCCGATGGGCGTTTTTGAGATGGACGCCTACTCGCGCGGAACCTTTGCCGTCGCCCATGCGGTTGCCAACTCGTATGCGTTGACGATCGTCGGCGGCGGGGAGACCGCGCTGGCCGTTCACCGGGCGGGCGAATCGGAGAATATCTCGTTCATCTCCACCGGCGGCGGGGCGGCCCTGCAGCTTCTGGAAGGAAAAGAGCTTCCCGGACTGACCGTTCTGCCGGAAAAAGAAGGATAACCCTGTCGGGGCGCCGCATGGGTCGCCCCGCCGCAGACCCGGGCCATGACAAATGCGCACCCCCTGCTTCATCGCCAACTGGAAAATGAACAAGACGATCGCTGAAGCACGGGAATATCTTCAAGCGGTCGAGAAGCGGTGGCCGCAGCTCCCCGGGGCCCCCTGGGAAACGATCGTCGCCCCCCCTTTCACGATGTTGGCCCCCATGGCCGACTTTCTGAAAGAGAGGCCGCTCCAAATCGGATTGGCGGGCCAGAACGTCCATTTTGAGGAGCGGGGGGCGTATACCGGCGAGGTCTCACCGCTGATGCTTCGCGATGCCGGATGCCGCCATGTCATCATCGGCCACTCGGAGCGCCGGACCTACTTCGGCGAAACGAACGCATTGATCCATAAAAAGATCGGGGGGGCGCTGCGGGCGGGGCTGATCCCGATCCTTTGCGTCGGCGAAACCCGCGAAGAGCGGGAAGAAGAAAAAACCGGGGAAGTCATTGAGCGACAGATCAGAGAAGCACTGGATGATCTCCGGCCGGGCCCCTCGGACTGGATCATCGCCTACGAGCCGGTCTGGGCGATCGGCACGGGGCTGACCCCGCAGCCGTCGGAAGCGGAAGAGGTCCACCGCCGGATCCGGGACTTTTTCCGCTCTCTTTCGAAAGAAGAAGAGGCCGACACACCGCGTATTCTTTATGGCGGGAGCGCAACAGAGAAAAACATTGCGGCCTTCATGGAAGAGGCCGATATCGACGGCGTATTGGCGGGGGGCGCCAGCCTGTTTGCCGAGTCGTTTTGTAATATGATCGATTTGGGAGTCAAAGCGAAAGAGAAATGATTCGCCGCGCAGATCGCAGTTGAAATGCGCGCCCGGATCGAGTATTATGCAAGTTTTAGTCTAGAGGAGAACCGATGTACACACTGATCGCCGTCATCCATATTATCGTCTGCCTCATTCTCATGGCCGTCGTTCTGCTGCAGGCCGGCAAGGGGGCCGAGATGGGGGCCGCCTTCGGAGGATCGAGCCAAACGATCTTCGGCAGCCGCGGCGCCGCCACCTTCTTGAGCAAGCTGACCGTAGGGGCGGCCATCCTTTTTATGGTCACCTCGTTGAGCCTTTCGATCTTAAGCCGGGAACGCTCGATCGCCTCATCGATCATCGACACCGAAACGAAAGATGAACTCATTCCCAAAGAGCTTCCGGCCGCGGGCGGCCCGAACACCCTTCCGGCCGATCCTTCGGCCGATTCTCCGGCCAATTCCCCGGAAGGAGCGCCCGCCGCGCCCGCCCCGGCGAAATAATAACGAACCCTTTCTAAAAGATGGGGCCGGCCAACGGCCCCATTGAGTTTTGTCTCAAAAATCAGTATGATCGTGCCTTATAGGCATGAACCTTCTTTTTGTAAAAAAACTCATCTCAGCGTTGATCCTGCTCCCGTTCGTCGGATGCGCCGGACCCCCGTTGAACAACCCTTATCCTCGACAGGAAGAGGGGAAGAATATCCTCTACTCTTCCTTCAGCGAGCGGCCGAAGCACCTCGATCCGGCGCAGTCGTACTCCTCCAACGAAATCATCTTCACCGCACAGATCTACGAGCCCCCCTTCCAGTATCACTACCTGAAGCGGCCTTACACGCTGGTTCCCTTGACCGCCGCCGGGATGCCGACCCCCGTTTATCTCAACGCCCAGGGGGAGCGGGTCAACGAGGATACGCCGGCCGAGCAGGTTGCATTCAGTCTCTATGAGATCAAAATCCAGCCGGGCATTCGTTATCAGCCGCACCCGGCCTTCGCACGGGATCCGGGGGGCCGCCCTCTTTATCACTCCCTCGGCCCGGAAGGGCTCGACCGGATCTCCTCGCTCGGCGACTTCAAGCAGACCGGCAGCCGGGAGCTGACCGCCGAGGATTATGTTTACCAGATCAAACGGCTGGCCCACCCGAAGATCCACTCCCCGATCTACGGCTTCATGTCGGATTATATCGTCGGCCTGCGGGAGCTCGGCGAAACCCTTCGGAAGGCACAGGAGAAGGCCGAACCGGGGGCCTTCCTCGATCTGCGGGAGTATCCCCTCTCGGGGGTCAAAGTGGTCGATCGGCACACCTATCGGATCAAGGTCGCCGGCAAATATCCGCAGTTCCTCTACTGGCTGGCGATGCCCTTCTTCGCCCCGGTCCCGCATGAAGCCGACCGGTTTTACTCGCAGCCGGGGCTGATCGAAAAAAACATCACCCTCGACTGGTATCCGATCGGAACGGGGCCGTACATGCTGACGGTGAACAATCCGAACCGCCAGATGGTTCTGGAGCGAAATCCGAATTTCCACGGCGAAGCCTATCCGACCGAGGGAGAGCCGGAAGACGAACAATCCGGCCTGCTCGCCGACGCCGGCAAGCCGCTCCCCTTCATCGACAAGGTCGTCTTCACCCTGGAGAAAGAAGGAATTCCGATCTGGAACAAGTTCCTCCAGGGTTATTACGACAGCGCCGGGATCGCCTCCGACAACTTCGATCAGGCGGTCCGGATCGGCGGCCAGGGGGACGCCGACATCACGGCGGAGATGAAGGAAAAGGGAATCCGGCTGATCACCAGCGTGGAGACGAGCACCTTCTACCTCGGGATCAACATGCTCGACCCGGTGGTGGGGGGAGACTCCGAATCGGCCCGCAAGCTCCGCCGGGCGATCGCCATCGCCGTCGATCAAGAGGAGTCGATCGCCATCTTCCGGAACGGACGGGGCATCGCGATGCAGGGCCCCCTCCCGCCGGGGATCTTCGGCTACACGGAGGGAGCGGCGGGGATCAATCGTTATGTTTACGACTGGGTGAACGGACGCCCCCAGCAGAAATCGATCGAGACCGCCCGGCGGCTTTTGGCCGAGGCCGGCTACCCCAACGGCCGCGACGCCAAAACCGGGCGGCCGTTGATCCTCAACTTCGACACCACCGGCACCGGGCCGGAGGCGAAATCGAGCCTCGATTGGATGCGCAAGCAGTTCGAGAAGCTGAACATTCAACTGGTCGTCCGGGCGACCGATTACAACCGCTTTCAGGACAAGATGCTCAAGGGGACGGCGCAGATGTTCCAGTGGGGATGGAACGCCGACTATCCCGATCCGGAGAACTTTTTTTTCCTCCTCTACGGTCCGAACGCCAAGGCGGGGAAAAACGGGGAAAACGCGACCAATTACGCAAACCCGGAGTTCGACCGCCTCTTCGAGAAGATGAAGAACATGGAGAACACGCCGGAGCGGCAGGCGATCATCGACCGGATGCTGGAGATCGTCCGGCGCGACGCCCCCTGGGTCTCCGGCTTCCACCCGAAACAGTTCGGCCTCCATCATGCCTGGCGCCACAACATCAAGCCGAATCTGATGGCGAACAATACCTTGAAATATGGGAAGCTCGATCCCGATCTCCGCGCCCGACAGCGCCGGGTCTGGAACAGGCCGGTCTGGTGGCCGGTGGCGGCGATCGTCGCCGTTCTTGTTGCCGGCACCCTCCCGGCAGTGGCGACCTACCGGCGCAAGGAGCAGGGGGCACCGAAATGATCGGCTACCTGATCCGCCGGATCCTTTATGCGATTCCGATTCTGATCGGTGTGAACCTCCTCACCTTTCTTCTCTTCTTTGTCGTGAACACGCCGGACAACATGGCCCGGATGCACCTCGGGATGAAGCGGGTGAACCAGGAGGCGATCGACAAGTGGAAAGCGGAGCACGGCTACGACAAGCCGACCCTTTTCAACCCCGCCGCGGAGGGGATGGAGAAATTCACCAGGACGATCTTCTTCGAAAAATCGGTGAAGCTCTTCGTGTTCGACTTCGGACCGGCCGACGACGGCCGTGAAATCGGGGCCGACATCAAACAGCGGATGTGGCCGAGCCTTTCCATCGCGCTCCCCGCTTTGATCATCGGCCTCCTCGTGAATATCACCGCCGCGATGCTGGTCGCCTTTTTCCGCGCCACCTACATCGATTTCTGGGGGGTGATCGTCGCGGTGGCGATGATGTCGATCTCTTCTCTCTTCTACATCATCGGCGGCCAGTACCTCTTCAGCAAGGTCCTGCGGCTCGTCCCGATCTCCGGATACGCCGACGGCCTCACCGCCCTGAAGTTTATCCTCCTTCCGGTCCTGATCGGCCTGGTCGCCGGGATCGGGAGCGGGTTGCGCTGGTACCGAACGATCTTCCTGGAAGAGATCGGCAAAGAATATGTCCGGACGGCGCGCGCCAAGGGGCTCTCCGAGCTGCGGGTTCTCTTCGGCCATGTTTTGCGGAACGCATTGGTCCCGATTTTGACCGGCGTCGTCGTCGTCATCCCCCTCCTTTTTCTCGGCTCCCTTCTGACCGAGTCGTTCTTCGGCATCCCCGGCCTCGGAAGTTACACGATCGACGCGATCAACAGCCAAGATTTCGCGATCGTCCGGGCGATGGTCTTTCTCGGCTCGGTCCTCTACATCATCGGTTTGATCCTGACCGACCTCTCCTATACCCTCGTCGATCCGCGCGTGAGGTTGAACTGATGTCGATCCTTCCGGTGATCCTCTGGACCGACCTCTTGGTCTTTCTTCTATTGGCCGCCGCTGTCGGTTTCGGCCTTTACGCCTCCCGGCGCGAGCCGCTGCGCGCCCCCTGGCGGCAGATCCGCCGGCGTCCGGTGGCGATGGCGGCGATGGTGATCCTGCTCGCTTACGTCGGCATCGGCCTCATCGATTCGATCCACTTCAAAAAACGGCTGCCGGCGACCGAGGCCGGACAGAAGACACAGTATTCGCCGGAAGTCCTCTCGCTTCTCGACGTCATGACCGACCGGCTTCGAAAAAATACCGAGCGGACCTACTCCGCCCCGCTCGCCACCCACGCCTACGCGAAGGAGACGGTCGAAATGCCCGACGGCACCCAGGCGCGCCTCTTTCCCAGGCTGCGCTTCGGCGGGGCGCATCTTGCCGACCCGGAAAAGGAGTGGTCGCAGGATGTGGCCTTCACCGCCCTCCAGGGGGGGCTCCTCGGCCTCGTCGCGGCCCTCATCGTCAACATTCACTTTCTCTTCCTCCTCAGCCGGCGGCATGGAACCGAGCCGGGAGCGATGGCGCAGGCCATTCTGAAGGGAAAGACCGAAACCGCCTGGCGGGCCACGTTGGGAACGATCACGTTGATGTTGGCGGTGGCCGGCATCGCCTGGTCGCTCAGCACTCAATATCATCTCCTTGGAACCGATAAGGTGGGGCAGGATGTTCTCTATCTCTCGCTCAAGGCGATCCGGACCGGATTGGTGATCGGGACCGTGACGACGCTGGTGATGCTCCCCTTCGCCGTCCTCCTGGGGATTGCCGCAGGCTACTTCCGGGGATGGGTCGATGATGTCATTCAATATATCTACACCACCCTCAGCTCGGTGCCGGGGGTTCTTCTGATCGCCGCGGCGGTTTTGATCCTTCAGGTCTACATGGATCAGAACGCCGACGCCTTCACCAGCGTCACACGGCGCGCCGACGTTCGACTCCTCTTTCTCTGCATTATTCTCGGCGTCACCGGCTGGATCGGCCTCTGCCGCCTCTTGCGCGGGGAGACGCTGAAGCTGCGGGAAATGGATTATGTCCAGGCCGCGACCGCATTGGGGGTCGGAAGCTGGCGGATCATTATTCGGCATATCCTTCCGAACGTCATGCATATCGTCCTGATCTCGGTGGTGCTCGACTTCAGCGGCCTGGTCCTCGCCGAGGCGGTGCTCTCTTATGTCGGGGTCGGCGTCGATCCGGCGATGATCTCGTGGGGAAACATGATCAACAGCGCCCGGATGGAGATGGCGCGCGAGCCGATCGTCTGGTGGTCGCTGATCGCCGCCTTCGTCTTCATGTTCGGATTGGTCTTGTCGGCGAACCTTTTCTCCGACGCGGTGCGGGACGCGTTGGACCCGCGGTTGAGAGGGCGCGCATGAACAACCCTGATCCCGTCCTGAAAGTCACCGACCTGAAGACCTGGTTCCACACCGACGCGGGAGTCGTCCGAGCAGTCGATGGGATTTCGTTCGAAGTCCGCCGCGGGGAGACCTTCGCCCTGTTGGGAGAATCGGGCTGCGGGAAATCGATGACGGCGCTGTCGCTGATGCGGCTGGTTCCCGAGCCGGCGGGGCGGATCGTAGCGGGGGAAATTTTGTTGGAAGGGCAGGATCTCTGCACGCTCCCGGAAGTGGCGATGCGCCCCTTGCGCGGCCATCGGCTCTCGATGATCTTTCAAGAGCCGATGACGAGCCTCAATCCGGTGATCACGGTCGGCGATCAAATTGCAGAGACATTGCAGCATCATTTTTCCCTCGACGGCGCCGCGGCGAAAAAGCGGGCGTGCGATCTCCTCGCTTCGGTCGGCATCCCCGATCCGGTCCGGCGGTATGACGAATACCCCCACCAGATGTCGGGGGGAATGAAGCAGCGGATCATGATCGCGATGGCGCTTGCCGGCGAGCCGGAGGTGTTAATCGCCGACGAGCCGACGACGGCGCTCGATGTGACGATCCAGGCGCAGATTCTCGATCTGCTCCGACAGTTGCAGAAGAACCGGGGGATGGCGATTCTCCTGATCACCCACGATCTCGCGGTCGTCTCTGAGATGGCCGACCGTGTCGCGGTGATGTATGCCGGGCAGATCGTCGAAACCGCCGACCGCGCCGCATTCTTCGACAACCCGCGCCATCCCTATTCGCAGAAGCTCTTTCATTCCCTGCCGAGCCGGAACAAACGGGGAGAGAACCTCGGCGTGATTCGCGGCAGCGTTCCGCCGCTGAACCGGGAATTCGTCGGCTGCCGCTTCGCCAACCGGTGCGAAGCGGCGTGGGAGGCTTGCGAGAAGATCGATCCCCGCTGGATTGCGGAAGCCGGGAGCGGCGTCCGATGCCATCTCTACGATCCGGCCGTCGCGGCCACACGACCCGCAACGGCCACCGGGACAGCCGCTTCACCCGTCGCAGCAACTCGAAAAACACCGCTTCAAACAAACGGCTCCCTTCTACAGGTCACCGATTTGAAAGTTCACTTCCCCATTCACAAAGGGCTCTTTAAGAAGGTCGTCGGTCATGTGAAGGCGGTCGATGGGGTTTCTCTGTCGCTTCGGTCCGGACGGACAATCGCCCTCGTCGGCGAGTCGGGCTGCGGGAAGACGACGGCGGGGAAGGCGATTCTTCAGCTGATCCGTCCGACCGGCGGGAAGGTCCGATTCGGCGATGTCGAGCTGACGACCCTCTCCGGTCCGGCCCTTCGGGAAAAGCGGGGCGACTGCCAGATCATCTTCCAAGACCCCTACGCCTCGCTGAATCCCCGGATGATGGTCGGCGACATCATCAACGAAGGGATCGAAGCGCAACGGCGCGCAAAATCCTCCTCCGAAGCAGAGGCCCGTGTCGATCAACTTTTAGAACAGGTCGGTCTTCCCATCGAGGCGAAGCCGCGCTACCCACACGAGTTCTCCGGCGGGCAGCGGCAGCGGATCTGCATCGCGCGCGCCCTCGCCGTCGATCCGAAGGTTATCGTCTGCGATGAGCCGACGAGCGCGCTCGACGTTTCGGTCCAGGCGCAGATTCTGAATCTTCTGAAAGAACTCCAGGAACGGCTGGGACTCGCTTATCTTTTCATCACGCATAATCTCTCCGTGGTGGAATACTTCGCTCATGAGGTCGCCGTGATGTATCTCGGCCGGATCGTGGAGTACGGTCCGGTCGAGGCGGTCTTGAACCATCCACAGCACCCCTACACCCGCGCCCTCCTCTCCGCCGTCCCCCAGATCGACGCCGATCAGAAGCGAACCATCCTCCGCCTCGAAGGCGAAATTCCCTCCCCGATCAACCCGCCGAGAGGCTGCCACTTCCACCCCCGCTGCCCGGAGGTGATGACGGTCTGCCGCGAGACCTATCCGGAAGAGACCGAACGCGGTACGGGGCACACCGTGCGGTGTCATTTGTATTCGAAGTAACGGCTGAACGCCGCGACACCCCCCCTCCAACCCTCCGTCAAATCAATAGTCCCCTTGTTACGCCTGGGCATTTATCGCTGTATGCTGATCTCACATCCGACAAAGATGTATAAATAAGTAAGAAAATAGGTAAATTATTTATTTGACAATGAATAGACGGATCACGTAGGATTATTCCAATTCAGGCTAATTTGTCTGGTAAGTCCATCGGCACGCTACAAAGACGAATCCTCGTCCCGTGGGCTGCATAACACGATCACTCTCTTCAAGGAGCACTAAAGACCATGCCCACCCTATCGACGGCTTTTCCGTTAAGACAACGCGGCATTCGGGCGCTGACAATCGTTGCAGCAATCACCCTGATGTTCGGCGCCGCCTCGCCCGCGTGGGCCCTTTCTATTTCTCAAGCCTACATCCTTTCGGACTGGACCTCGCCGACCAGCGCCACCGCCGCTCCTTTTACCGTCAACGGCACCGCCGGTTTCCAACTGACACTCAATAGCTCGGGAGTCGCCACATCGGCCACGGCCCTCGGCGGACCGCTCACGATCCAGACGACCGACCGCCTCTATTACCAGTCGCACACCGGCACCATCGACCCCAACGAGGTCTCCTCCAGCCAGCTTGCCTCCAGGGTCAACAGCGAGATCGCCAAGCTCGACGACGCCGGCTTTGTCAACGAGTCGTCGGACGCCGCGCTGAATATCGACTTCAGAGACAGCTCCTCCGTCACGCTGCGGACGTCGACACAGGACGTTTCCGTGACCGGGTTGGTCTTCTTTGAGGATGCCGGCTTGGATCCCTTCTCGCTTCGTTATTGCTACGACACCTCCTGTACGCAATCCGATCTCCTCTTTAACGGGTTCAATTCCTCGGCCAGCGCGACCATTCTCGCCTCTTCAAGCGGGCTTGAGACCGATGATTACGCTCCGGAGATCGATCAAGCTTACTGGTTCATTTTCGATCAGGCCGTCACGGGGGGCTATTTCAGGATCGCCGAAACGACGAATTTCGGAGGATATCAGAGCGAGCTGCTTGAAATCGATTTCATCGGGCTCACGTCAACTCCGTCCGCTCAGGTTCCCGAACCGAGCGCGCTGCTGCTGGTCGCGGCGGGCCTGATGGGCCTTCCGTTCCTTCGGAAATTGCAAAAGAGCTAAGCGTTTAGAACCTCTCTAACAAACCCGCGAGGGGATCGGTCCGAACGGACCGATCCCCTCCGCCGTTTTCAAACCGCTCCTTTCTCATTTGCTGAAAGTTCCGGCCGGGTGATTGCCAAACGGTTCGGACTCTGATATACCGGAGTCAACCGCCGTGTCGGGTCGCTGATGAATTTCCGGAACCCAAAAACGTTTCAATCCAATTTCGCAAGGATCTCTCTTTTCGTTCTGATCTTTGCCTCGATCTGGGGCTGCACGCAGCCGAAAGCGCCGAAGAACCCCACCGCGCTGGCCGAGGCGTCGATCGGCGAGCCGAAGCGATTGATTCCGATGCTCGCCACCGACAGCGCCTCGGTGGACATCGCCAGCCTCGTCTTCAACGGCCTGGTGAAATACGACAAAAACATCCGTCTGGTCGGCGACCTCGCCGAGTCGTTTGAGATGACCCCCGACTGCCGGCTGGCGACCTTTCATCTGCGGAAAGGGGTAAAATGGCACGACGGCCGGGAGTTCACCGCCGACGACGTTCTCTTCACCTATCAACAAATTATCGATCCGAACATCGCCACCCCCTACAGCAGCAACTTCGAAACGGTAGAGAAGGTCGAGAAGATCGATCCGCACACGGTTCGGGTCAGTTATCGGGTGCCGTTTGCCCCCGGCCTGGAAAGCTGGGGGATGGGGATCATTCCGAAGCATCTCCTTGAGGGAAAAGATCTCAACAACGATCCGTTCAACCGCAGTCCGGTCGGCACCGGCCCGTTTCGGTTCTCGGAGTGGGTGACGGGGCAGAAGGTCGTCGTCAAGGCCAATGCCGACTACTTCGAGGGAAAACCGGAGATCGAGGAGTACATCTACCGGCTCATTCCCGATACGGCGACCCAATTTCTGGAATTAAAAGCGCTGAATATCGACATGATGACCCTCTCCCCGGTTCAGCACCAGAAGCAGACCGACGATCGCTTCTTTAAAACCGAATTCAACAAATTCAAATACCCGGCGTTGAGTTATACCTATCTCGGCTACAATCTACGGGACCCCAAATTTTC encodes the following:
- a CDS encoding PEP-CTERM sorting domain-containing protein — encoded protein: MPTLSTAFPLRQRGIRALTIVAAITLMFGAASPAWALSISQAYILSDWTSPTSATAAPFTVNGTAGFQLTLNSSGVATSATALGGPLTIQTTDRLYYQSHTGTIDPNEVSSSQLASRVNSEIAKLDDAGFVNESSDAALNIDFRDSSSVTLRTSTQDVSVTGLVFFEDAGLDPFSLRYCYDTSCTQSDLLFNGFNSSASATILASSSGLETDDYAPEIDQAYWFIFDQAVTGGYFRIAETTNFGGYQSELLEIDFIGLTSTPSAQVPEPSALLLVAAGLMGLPFLRKLQKS
- a CDS encoding peptide-binding protein, which produces MNFRNPKTFQSNFARISLFVLIFASIWGCTQPKAPKNPTALAEASIGEPKRLIPMLATDSASVDIASLVFNGLVKYDKNIRLVGDLAESFEMTPDCRLATFHLRKGVKWHDGREFTADDVLFTYQQIIDPNIATPYSSNFETVEKVEKIDPHTVRVSYRVPFAPGLESWGMGIIPKHLLEGKDLNNDPFNRSPVGTGPFRFSEWVTGQKVVVKANADYFEGKPEIEEYIYRLIPDTATQFLELKALNIDMMTLSPVQHQKQTDDRFFKTEFNKFKYPALSYTYLGYNLRDPKFSDKRVRQALTHAVNKNAIIQGVLLGLGKPATGPYIPESWAFNPDVEDLDYDPQKAKALLAEAGWSLDKDGLLKKEGAPFAFTLLTNQGNAERAKAAEIIQQGLREIGIQVEIRVLEWQTLLHQFIDKKQFEAVIMGWGVGLDPDIYAIWHSSKTKEGEFNFISYQNPRVDDLLVKGRETCNQEERKKIYQELHRLIAEDQPYTFLYYPMALPIVHKRFKGIEPSPIGIQYNLPQWKISGNRAEPQAVP